The DNA region GGGTATTCGACGTCTATGAACGCTCGGTCGGAGGCAACGCCGTCTTCTTGCTCAACATCCCACCGAACAAAGATGGCGTCTTCTCTGAACGGGATACCCAATCGCTCCTCGAAGCCGGTCGCCGTATCAAAGCCACCTACAGAACGAATCTCGCCGCAGGATTGCAATCTGATGCCCCTAATCTGGATGATCAGGACCTCAACACCTTCTGGCAACCCGATGGCTTGTCCGGCCAGTTCACGCTGACGCTGCCACAACCACAAACCATCAACCGCTTCACCCTCCAGGAGTCCATTACCAAAGTGGGCCAACGGGTCAAATCCCATGCCGTAGACGCATGGATCAACAACCAATGGCAGGAAGTCTCGGCGGCCGAAGCCATCGGCTACAAACGCATCCACCGCTTCCCGGCTGTCACTACGAATCAATTCCGCGTCCGCATTCTCGACGCCCGGGCAACACCCTCCATCGCCGAAGTCGCCGCCCATTATTATCAAGCCCCTCCGAAGAGCGTTACCATCACCGCGCATCACGGTATCGTCACCTTGAACACCGCCTCCACCGCCGGCCACGACACGCCTTCCCCGGACTCACTTGAAATCCGATACACGCTCGATGGCACTGAACCCACCCAGACATCGCCACTCTACTCCGGCCCCATCACACTCAATGAGGGCGGCACTGTATCTGCCCGCAGCTTCGCCGGCAACGCGATGGGGGAAGTCACAACCACTCGCGTCGGGATAAGCTCCGAGGGATGGAAAACCACCGCAAGCAGCGCCCACGCCGGGTACGACGCCTCCAAAGCCACCGATGGAAATCCAAACACATTCTGGCATACATCGTGGGCACCCGGAGCTCCCGCACACCCACACACGCTTACCATCGAACTCCCTCAGCCTCGCAAAATTACCGGCTTCACCTATCTGCCCCGCCAAGACAAACGAGTTCCAGACTCCATGATCGAGAGCTTCAAGCTCGAAGCATCTCTCGATGGCAGCACCTGGTTCGCTCTGGGACATGGAGAGTTCGGCAACATCCTTAACGATCCTTCACAGCGCACGCATCTCTTCAAAAAAACGACACACCTCAAATTCTTCCGCCTCACCTCTTTGAGTTCCCCACAAGGCAAACCCTACGCCGGCGCCGCCGAAATCAGCCTCCTCGCAAACTAGCCTCCCAGCACTCTCTCGTCCTCGCCCCGACCGCGATTTGATGCCAGCCATCAATTGCAATCAATTGCACTCGCAGCACCACCAAAACACACAACCGACTCATAGCAAATCACTTCCAAACCACTAGAAATAGAAACCAACTGACCAACGTTGGCGCAGAGATGGCGCAGAAAAGATCACACCACGTCTCCATCGCCGCCTACTCCGAATCAAGAAAATCTTCCCTCCCGGAAAAATATGAAATATTTCTCTATTTCTACCTAATCCATTGCCTAACTCCACCGTTCCTTACACAGCGGAGGCTCTCGCGCTTATGTTGCGGCGCAAAGCTCCGTTAGTCGCTAGTTAGACTGGGGTTGTTCTGACTAGCGACGTTTTTTTGCCCAGATCTCACTCAGTTCACCTTAGCCCCAGACATCCTTCACAAGATTCTTCATCGTGAAGTGATTCTCATCCTGCAGCCTCCCCCGTTTATCAGGAACGCGTATCCGACTCGCCAAAGTCTTTCTCTTGTCAGAGAAGCTCCCCGCGTAGCGCCGGAAGGCATCCTCCACAAAGCCCCGCGTTCCAATAACCAAGCTGTCGCTGAAATACCGCGTCCTCCGCATCAAATGACGCGTAAGCGCTGAATCGTTGGTGGAACCCTGTCGATCACCAACACGAGCTTCACGTGCGATTACAAAAGCCAACGCCTCCCGGTAGAGCTTACGCGCCGTCCCGTCACCTCGCTCCCAACTGTCCACCGCACAGTGCACAGCCTTGCAGATCCCTCGGCGAGCCCGGCGACTCCCACCAGCCTCAGCTTCCGCCCAGCCGCACCATCGATAATTCACGGGATCATCCACAAGCCTGGCCCTCACTGGGTTCAGATCAATATACAGAGCCACACTACGCATCGCCGCATCACTGCCAATCAACACACTCTTGAACCGCTCCATCCAAAGCGTGCCTTTGCGTTCATGCCTACGATTGTACCAACGGGTAAACCGGACCTTCACCTCATTCACAAAGCGTGACACATCGCACATTCGCGCCAGCAATCGCTCGATAATCTCTTTTCTCGCCTTCTCCTCTCCCCGCTTGCGCAGCGTCTGCAGCTGGTTCTCTAGGATCTGCACCGCATCGAGCGAGTACAAACACGAGATATGCTTCAGCAGCAATTTTTCTCCGCCAGGTTGCCTGAACTTCTCCAACGTCTTCTCCGCATCCGGCACCACGGCCAACACGTGGAAATGGTTTCCCATCACCGCGTACGTCACCACCTTCACCATCGAAAAGCGCGCCATCTTCCAGATCAGCTTTCTCAGAGCCTCCTTTTCCACATCATCGAAGAACACCTCGCCCCCCACGGTGCGACTCATCACGTGGTAACAAGCATCACGCCCCTTCTCCCCGAGAATCCGCTTTCGTTTGCGCTGCATACTCACCACTTTTCCGTCCGGTCCCTCGCGCAGATCCCACCATCCTGCGCCAACTTTCGCCGCGGTCTTTGCCTCGATACCAACCAACGCCCTACGCAAATCATCGCCCATTCCACGGGCCTTCGCTGTCGTTCTCATACCAATGATTACGTCGCGAAATGGTGCGCGGCCGCATTTGATGGCTGGCATCAAATTGTAGCTTCCTTTGCCTGATGGGTGTTAGCGGGCGCTTGAAAAGCGCAACATGGAGCAAGGCGAGGCATCTGATTTTGGCTGCGCCTCGTAGGTGGGGTGCGCGCGCTGTTACCACATGGCGCGAAGGAATCTACCACCTCAAAGACCACCAACGATGAGCGAACTTGGAAAATGCCCGATCACCGGAATGTCCGCCCGCCCTGCTGCCAGCGACGGAACAACTAACAAAGACTGGTGGCCCGACCAGCTCGATCTATCGATCCTTCATCAAAACCCACCGGCAGGTGACCCGCTGGGAGCGGACTTTAACTATGCCGAGGCGTTTCAGCAGCTAGACCTTAAGGCGCTCAAGGAGGATCTCTACGCGCTGATGACGGATTCGCAGGACTGGTGGCCGGCTGACTACGGGCACTACGGTCCGTTCTTCAT from Sulfuriroseicoccus oceanibius includes:
- a CDS encoding alpha-L-fucosidase, with the translated sequence MPKTLTLASLALVTSTLAADQKIIQSYQFTGKETAAEKIEIAANIVPHERQLAYHHEEFIAFIHFGPNTFTGKEWGNGMEDPKVFNPTKVDTDQWCRIMKDAGMTKVIITMKHHDGFCTWQTRYNDQFSVLASPWKDGQGDVLKLLSASAKKYGLKLGVYLSPADLYQIEHPEGLYGNLSKKVDSVIPTAPDSFHSDPMKQREIDHDMPVFHAKVDDYNRYFMNQLYELLTEYGEIHEVWFDGAHPKRKGGQTYDKKSWFKMIRQLAPDAVIFGGPDIRWCGNEHGGTRKNEWNVITMHDMDDHSGLDRREETIGYESEIVKPSFTVYGKEWKANFLNYSISEVDTSIRGGWFWRNDHEQPVKSADWVFDVYERSVGGNAVFLLNIPPNKDGVFSERDTQSLLEAGRRIKATYRTNLAAGLQSDAPNLDDQDLNTFWQPDGLSGQFTLTLPQPQTINRFTLQESITKVGQRVKSHAVDAWINNQWQEVSAAEAIGYKRIHRFPAVTTNQFRVRILDARATPSIAEVAAHYYQAPPKSVTITAHHGIVTLNTASTAGHDTPSPDSLEIRYTLDGTEPTQTSPLYSGPITLNEGGTVSARSFAGNAMGEVTTTRVGISSEGWKTTASSAHAGYDASKATDGNPNTFWHTSWAPGAPAHPHTLTIELPQPRKITGFTYLPRQDKRVPDSMIESFKLEASLDGSTWFALGHGEFGNILNDPSQRTHLFKKTTHLKFFRLTSLSSPQGKPYAGAAEISLLAN
- a CDS encoding transposase, yielding MRTTAKARGMGDDLRRALVGIEAKTAAKVGAGWWDLREGPDGKVVSMQRKRKRILGEKGRDACYHVMSRTVGGEVFFDDVEKEALRKLIWKMARFSMVKVVTYAVMGNHFHVLAVVPDAEKTLEKFRQPGGEKLLLKHISCLYSLDAVQILENQLQTLRKRGEEKARKEIIERLLARMCDVSRFVNEVKVRFTRWYNRRHERKGTLWMERFKSVLIGSDAAMRSVALYIDLNPVRARLVDDPVNYRWCGWAEAEAGGSRRARRGICKAVHCAVDSWERGDGTARKLYREALAFVIAREARVGDRQGSTNDSALTRHLMRRTRYFSDSLVIGTRGFVEDAFRRYAGSFSDKRKTLASRIRVPDKRGRLQDENHFTMKNLVKDVWG